The Brassica oleracea var. oleracea cultivar TO1000 chromosome C6, BOL, whole genome shotgun sequence genomic interval AAATTAATAAATTAATGATGGCATGATGTTTCCTCATCAACATATTATCATCAGTTCAGTTTCTCTCTGACTCAAATGTTGCTGGAAAGTGAGTCCACATTCTTCTTCCTTTGATTTATCTATGCTACTCCTACTACTACTTTGTCCTGCCATCACCTTATTGGTATTGCATGTGTTTTGAAAACATCGTTCACTTCTTTACTTGCGTTCAGGCGGAAAGGGGGGTGAATTTTACGGAAGCTTAATTTGTTTGTCCACATTATATAACTGTTTATTAAGTAAAACTATTAATTATAATTATTAAGCATATAAATAACCAAAATTACCTAAAATTATGGTAAACATGACAAATAAGCAAAATAACCTAAAACTATGGAGACCATGACAAATCAGCAAAATCAATTCATAAATAATAGTATAGATATAGATTAGTACTTGATAACAAGTACTAAGGTTTGAGATAAACCTCAGCGAATATTTCATAATAATTCTTAAGTGTTTACACAAGTAAACACATCACCATAATTATAGATTAAGTGACTTTCTTATCAATCAAGCATAATCAGTAATTTTAATCAAGCAACACACATTCCCATTACTCATTAATCATCTATCAAGAGACTCACCTTTAATCCATGATATTGGATATAAAAGACTAGACTCGAGCTCCACTAAATGTTCACCACTTTCTGATCTCTCCCAATACAGAATAAGACAAGGCATGATCCGGCTGGTCCGATCACCCTCTTCGACCATCGGTTTTACTCATAGCTAGATGAATTCGATTTCACTCTTCCTTGATGATGCTCACTCCTTAACCGATTAAAATCAAAAAATCAAGTCACGGGGTGCTCTCAACTCCAAGATGAAGTCACGATCAACCTTCAGTTATTCCATACTTCACTGATTCGAGACATAAGATGGTGAGAAGGGTCAGCCATGCTCTAGTTTTAATCTCTGATCTTTTCCATAATTTTTCTCTGGTTTTTATGTCTGAATTTTCTCTTCTCTCTCATTTTCTTTGAAATTTCTATGGTTTTTACTGCAGGTTGAAGGTGTTTTATATCATAAGAGGTTGCTTCAGATGATGGTTCACTTAACTACAACCAAGGCTGAGAGAGAACATGTGAAGAGCTGCTTCATAATTCTCAGCAGCAAGCTGCTGTCCTTTTCCTCTCATGAAGAAATCTTCTCAGCCACACGATTTATTTTAATTTACTAAGCAGGCAAGCAAGCACACAGGTGCATGTCATGTGACTTAATTACTGAGGAAGCAAGCAGGCTAGAAGGTGCAAGGCATGTGACGGTTCAGAAATAATTTTATGAGTTTTGTCGACATTTCTCGGACAGTTTTTGACTAAATGTTTCTCATCCTTTGAATCCCGTCCTACTCTGAATAAACTCATTCAGCTTGAATAAAACTCGACAATATTAATTAACACTCAGTCAGAACTATCCAAGGAAGCTCTTTCGACCATAAGACAGTCCCGTCGGAACATTAATTTACCGGGTCAATTTTATTTTAATTCTGATCGGACCAACTCCAAACTGGTCGAGTGAAATTTTCTCGACCAAAAATTAATTGGCTTGTGAGGGTCATTACACCACAACACTTGGTAGCTTTCATTAGGTGGTTCTTCAAAGGCTGCCTCATCAGACTTGATGTCGAAGTAGTAACACTGCCATACTTCGTCTTCGAAGGATGGCCAGTCATAATATGCAGATTCGACCTCATCCTTACCAAGAAGATACTATTCGGCAAAGGCTGAGTCTGTGTCATTTCCTCGAAGATATGAACGCTCATGGAGACGACTATCTCAGCAGCCATCACCATCAACGCTACAAAAATCCTGTTCGACCCAGTCAAAAGCTGCGTCAGTGCCATGTCTCATCGAGCGCAGCACAACGTGATTGACCGAGGAATCGGGAACCAAAGCTTCGCATCTTCTTCAAAAAATGATTGGTACACTCACTGGTACGCAACCAGAGGAGTCCATGAACGTTGGTGGATCCTTGAAATTATAAAAGTAAAGTGGTGGTTCGTCTATTTCAATCTCCACGGCTGCACTAGAGCGTAAGCCATGAAATCACTATCCTCAAACCTTGATGGTGGTTCGATTTTTCTTCTAACCATGTCTCTTGCAAGCATGTAATCTTTGATTTCGGTTTCTTCTTTTGCGTTTTCATCTTCTTCTTCGAAACTAGTTTCTTCTGAAATTTCTGATTCTTCAGTTTCAGAAACTCCACCTTGAGTAGGTGACCTCTACATCTACCGTACTTGGCCCTTCATATTTAGATTCCGTGTGTTTCAGAAATTTTCCTTCATTAAACACCACATTCCTACTTGTAACGCATTTGCCTTCGTTGGGTAACCAAACGCGATATTCTTTAACTCCAAACGGGTATCCCATGAAAACGCTCTTTAAAGCTCTCGGACATGTTTTTCCTTCAATGGTGTGAACATACGCCGAGTAGACAAATCTAATAAGGTGGTTCAACACAGGTTTATTGTCGGTCCACCTTTCTTCAGGAAGCTGATAATATATGGCTGAGCTAGGAGAGCGGTTTATTATGTTAACCGCCATTGATGCAGCATCAGTCCAGAAGTCTTAACCCAATCCTGCTTCTGCGAGCATGCATCTTACTTTCTCCATGATTGTCATGTTCACCCTTTCAGACACATCGTTTTGTTGTGGTGTGTATGGACAATTCTTGTGTCTTTTGATGTCTGAGTCTTTGCAAAGTTTATCAAACTGTTGAATGCAAAATTCTAACCCATTATCCGTTCTAAGACACTTGATTTTCCTCCCTGTATGATTCTCCATGGCTTCCATTCTTTGAACTTGCTGAACGCCTCGTCTTTAGATTTAAGAAAGTAAATCCAAACTTTATGTGAATAATCATCAATGAAATTGATGAAGTACTTGCATCCTCCCAGACTCTCTGGTGTTGACGGTGCGCCCCATAAATCCGAGTGAATGTACTCCAATACGTTTTTGGAAGTGTGTTTGTCGGCTGAGAAGCTTTTCTTATGAGATTTTCTCAGGACACATATCTCATAAAAGTCTAGCATGTCTACTTCTTTGCTGGATAAATATCTGTCCTTCACTAGCACATTTAAGTTCTTTAAACTCATGTGATCTAGCCTTGCGTGCCATATCTTTTTCATGTCAATGTCTGCTTGTGTTTCATTCACTTCACCTTTGGGAACCACTCCTTGAGTCCTTGCAGATAATATAAGCCCTCATTATGCTTCCTGGATATTATATCTCTTTCCCATCTTTGTAGAATCGAAGCATGAAGTCCTTTCCTTCGTATTTTCATCCTGCTTGTTCAAGCATTCCATACGATATTAGATTTCTGCTCATAGTTGGCATATATCTTACATCTGTAAGTATCACCACGGATCCGTCGGGTCCCACGATCCTGATCTTGCCAATCCCTTTGACATCGCAGAGAGTGTTGTTTGCCATCAAAACTTTACCCCCTTCGAATTCTTCTAGGTCAAACAAAACATCTTCGTTGGGTGTGATATTGAAAGAACAACCAGAATCGATAGCCCATTTCGAGCTGGTGTTGTGCGTATTAACAGTTAGTATAAGTGGCTGCTTAAGCTCTGCAGCTATATTAGCGGCTCTATGCGTCTTCTTCTCAGGACATTCATGTTTCCAATGTCTTTCCTTCCCGCATATGAAGCATCACTTGTTATTCTTATCATATCTAGGCCTCAATTTAGATAGTTCATGCCTACTCTTCGATCTGCCTTTCCAATTCCGGTTTCCTCCCTTGTTTGATGATCTTCCTCTATCCTCCACGCATAATCCTTCATCTTGAGACTTTGAATGCTTTCCACTTTCGAGTAACTCTCGCTCCTTTTACCTAGTGGCTCCCACCACTTCATTAATCTTGAGAATGCCCCTGACGTATTTGAGAGTTTCCTTAAGATGATCGTATCGACGAGGCATCGAATTTAGTAGCAGTATAGCTTGAACCTCTTCTGCAACCTCCACCTTCAAGTTGTTTAGGTCTGCTACTTACTTTAGAAAATCATCAATGTTTGCATCTCTGCCCTTAGAATCGTTCATCCTGAACGTATATATGACTTGTGGTGCAAGTAGATACGATTTGGCAAAGACGTATCTTATGTTCACGACAATTAGGTATTTTTCCTTCTCCGATTTTCCAAGCTTAACGGCATCGATTTTGAGCTTGAACCCCTTGGTTTCTTCTCATGTATTCTTCATATCATATTATCCTTCCTCCTTGGCAGTTCGTGGATCCATGAGAAGTGTTTCATTGGTTACGATGCTTTTTAGCCCTAGGAATCCAAAGTGAGCCATCATACGAACTTTCCACAGCGAGAAATCTCCGGTTCCATCGAATCGATACATCGATCCATGTGGTAGTCATCCTAAAAGCATCCGCAATCAAACCTGGATGCTCTGATACCACTTATTAGGGTTTGAATCCAACTAATAACAATGAATAAAACGTATCCTTTATTCAATAATGCAAAAGAGTCACACAATAACAACTATTAGAGATCACAAGTTTAATAACTAAACAAAGCTCGTTTAATATTGCTCTTGATCCGACTCCTGGTTGTATTCAACGTTTTGTCTTCTGTTGAACGTGAAAAGGAAACTAACTTGATTTTCCTTTTCTTGCAGGTCTTCAATCGTTGAAGGACTTAATCGTGTGGGCCAGGAATTGGCTCTTTCCTTTACATTGTTCTGTCGAAAGGAATATATGGGTATCAAAGAAGTTGCAGAGAAGTAAAACCAGTTCCTTACAATTTTCTTCTCCGATGCAAACTATATATATACATCAGAAGCTATCTATATTCATCATACAAAGTTTCAGATAATAAAACTCCTAATCCTCCTTGTTCTCCTCATTCTCCTCATCCTAGTTTATCCAATCAAGCTCACTCCACTCTCCACAATCGCAATGATTCTCCACAACACCATCTTGCTTTCCATTTTCATGCCTTTGATTTCGTAAAGCCTCCAAAGCAGACCCTTGACAAACTTGTACTTGCTCGTATGATACCATGTCAACTGTTTCTTCACAGTGGTTCCCGAATCTCCGAAATCTCTCCTCACAAGTCCAACTTCCATTCCTCTTTCCACAAGTTCTCTCACCGAATCGATCATCTTATATGAAATCTCCTTAACATGATCATCACAATGATACGTCTTAGGTATGAACTGGTAACACAGTGATGATCAAGAGAAATACTGATAATATTGATAATAAAAATGTTTACAAACTTGAGAGAATTGCTACAGAGTACTCTCACCTCTCCATGATCATGAGTGATCTAATTTCTAGAAAAAGCTCTCTCCAAATCGGACCAACTGGTGTGATAAGAGCACCCTCAGATACAAGCTCATCCTTTGGTTCAAGCCGCTCCTCTTGTTCAAGCCCATTTCCACGTTCTGATGCCCTTGTGTCTTCTAGGTTCATATCATCTTGAACATTGATTTCATTTTTCTGAACCTTTGACCACCCGAACTTGTCCATGCTTGTTTTGTTTTCTGGTTTGTCTTCATTCGACCATCTGAACTTTTGACCATGGCCGTATTGTTTTCTAGATGGCTCAGGATCATATCAAAAGGACTTTACGTTTTAAGACTAAGCTAATTGTCAAGCTATTTTATTTCACAATTGTCCAGGTTGTCTTTGCGTAATGTTGCCTTAACAGTTGTGTTAAGACTTGAATGCTTGAAAGTTTGGTTGTTGCTAGTGTTTAGAGGAATCTTAGACACTAGACAGTCATTTCCCTTTGGATTGCTTAAGTCTTTTGGTTGTAAAGATTGGCTAGGCGTTGAGTTGTCTAAAGAGTTTTTTTAATGTCAAGACAAAGTGTTTTCAAAGTATGAGAGTATACAACTATAAGTATATACACCTAGTCCAACACTTTTTTACAAAGGAGGAAAAATTAAGCGATCCAGTATCAGTCCTGGTTAACTAAAGACTAGAAGCTGGTTAATAAAAAATCCCGATATTAAACAACCTTTGGCTCGAATTTGGTTTGTTGAGATTCAAAATAACAACATTTATACCACTAAACCAACGGTCAAAATTAACATAATATGTTGGAGGGCTAGAAGCCCAAGCTTCTATGGATTCTTCCAAAGGCAGGGCATGAACCGATCTTGTGACGGGTTGCATGTGTATTTATGGGGCTTAAATATGCAGCTTGTAACGCCCCAACTTTTTGGAGACAGAGCGGGTCGGGCCGAGGAGGTTTAAAACCGATTTTACTTAGTATTTTCTTAAGTCTTAATCTTTTGTAAAATATCTAAGGATTAAAATAATATTAGAAGTGTGTGGAATGTTGTAGAAAACCTAAGGGTGAAAGTAACACAGGTATGAAGTACTTAAGAGTGTAGTAACTTCATATGAGGGAAAAGATCTCAACCGTTAGATCGGTCTGATCTGCACCGTCCGTTGAGAAGGTGGAATTGTATATAAAGGAGGTCACCCCTCACTTATAAATTATCAAGTTATCAATAAGAAACACTTTCATAAGCTTTGCCTTCTCTCTAAAAACGTCTCTCTCTAAGTGATGATCGATTTGTCTGAAAGGTTGACTTAGCAAATCACAAAGGTGAAAGTTGCTAAGGCCGCAGGTTCTGATTGCTGTGAAGAAATCAGTCCGTGACAAGCTGCTCTGTAGTTTATGTCGGTTTAATGATGACATTGCGGTTGAGCTTTTAGGTCCGTTTTAAGACGGTGGTTGAGATTATGCCTGGGCATAAGTCGATTTTCAGATGTCAAGAATGTATTGCTTCCTTTCTTTCTCTAACACGGCGGGTATAATGAGGGAGTTTCTCTCCATCTCAGACTTAATTGAAAGGAATGAAAGCATCATTTGGTTCGTAAACTAAATTTGATCCCTTCTCACTTGGTACATACGCAACATTTCATAAGGTCCAACTCTAAATCAGTAAAACATTCTTACATCTTTTTGGGTTTTTCTAACGAAGTGTTTTGTCGTGGTAATACAAAAAACTTGTCAGTTTTAAAATTTTGATGGTGCGAGTTTCGCTTTCCACAAGAATGAGATTGAGAGATGCAACTTCTTCCTTAGAAAAGTAGACATGTATGGTTGTTTAGTTTGTTAGTCAAAGCCAAATGTGATTGAGTGATTAGGAGGACTTTTGGCAATGCTTATTTTATACATGCAAAAATTGCGTATTAAGAGGATGTCAACGCACCTGGACCTATCTTTATACAATCTTTAATAATTTAATAATTTTAAATTAATTTAGAACGTAGATTTAGACGAAGTCTTGATGATCATATTCGACTACAGAAAAATGTATGTTATTAGAGAAAATGTTTATATTTCATCAAAATTAATAGTAAATTGAATTAGTCACTCTCTTTATAGTTTTACAAAGATATAAAACTGTAACCTAAACTAAAAACATTACCAATAATCCTTACAAGAACAAGTCCCACCCACGAACCGATGAAACCGGTTATTGTCTCTCACAATGATATCTCTCTTAACACTCCCAGACACAAACTTGAAGAAGCTGTGACAATCTCCACAGATCCTAAGGTTCTTTGTGATCCTGATGGGAACACCGAGTGGTAAAGCTAGCAAGCCAAACGCTAGAGCCAGTTTCTCACTGTGGTGCGCGAGTTCCGCCGCTTTCTCTTCTTCCTCCAGATCGTAAAGAGAGAGTTTCAGGTCGGGCTTGTACCCTGCAGCCTCCATCTCATTCCTTAGCTTGGACAGCATTGTCTGGATCTCTTTGTTCATTCTGTGTGATATGTCCTTAGCTTGAAACGTATGGACTTGGTTCTTTACTGTGATCCAACTGTACCCGGTTCCTTTCTTGATTCCTACCCCTTTCATCTCCTCTCTCACGGTGTTGGCTTCCGCCCACCTAACAAACATTGGTTATAATATAGTTTGATCATGCCGTCGTGAAAATACAATCTTTTGGTTTAAATCCACTTACCTTCCAGCTGCTGCAAACGTATTGGAAAGCAGAACGTGGTTGCCAGAATCTTTAGGGTCAAGTTTAAAAAGGTTCTCAGCTGCCAATACTCCGAGGTGTGGCTTACTATGCATCCTACAAGCATTCTGAAGAGCGCCCCAAACCGAGATTGTGGGTTGAATTGGCATTTTCTTTATGAATTCGTATGCTCGTTCCACCATCCCAGCTCTCCCTAGCATGTCCACAACGCATGAATAGTGCTCAGCTCCTGGCTCGATGCCGTAACAGCTCTTCATCGAATCAAATATCTTCATACCGTTTTCCACATCCCCTGCTCTACTACAAGCTGAAAGCACGGACACAAACGTCATATAATTTGGAGCCGGACCGGAACCACGTGGTGCCATTTGATCAAATAACGCCAATGCCATATCAACCTGACCCTGATGAGCATATCCACCGATCAGTGAATTCATCGTCACTAAGTTCTTTTCAGGCATCTCATCGAAAGCTTGTTCAGAATCTTCTATACATCCGCATTTTCCATACATGTCAACTAGTGCACTTCCCACAAAGATAGTACTTTCAACGCAAGCTTTCACAGCGTGAGCATGTACCGATCTCCCCAACTCAAGACCTGCCATACCAGCACACGCACTCAGAGTGCTTGAGATCATAAAATCAGAAGTCTGAACAATCTCCTTCCTTGAACGTAGGAACAACAAAGACGCCTTCTCATCTTCATGATTCTGCACATACGCAGCCACCAAGGAACACCAAGAAACAGCATTTTTTGTCCCCATTTCAGCAAACACAGTCTCACCGCAGTGAATCTTGTTACACTTTCCATAGAAATCGATCAACCCATTACACACAGACACATCTGTATCGAACCCACAACGAATCACAAGCCCATGCAACTGCTCACCTAGACTAAGTAACAACCCATCTGAGCAAGCATTAAGGAAAGCGCAAAAAGTTATGGAATTGGGGTGTCCACCAATCTTCCTGAACTCAATAAAAGC includes:
- the LOC106296692 gene encoding pentatricopeptide repeat-containing protein At4g14850; amino-acid sequence: MTLLTANALGSLLGNAISTSSMRLGRVVHARIVKTLDSPPPPFLANYLINMYSKLDHPDSARLLLRLTPSRNVVSWTSLVSGLVQNGHFSSALLEFLEMRREGVFPNDFTFPCAFKAAASLRSPVTGKQIHALSVKCGRILDVFVGCSAFDMYCKTKLRGDARKMFDEIPHRNLATWNAFLSNSVTDGRPREAAGAFIEFRKIGGHPNSITFCAFLNACSDGLLLSLGEQLHGLVIRCGFDTDVSVCNGLIDFYGKCNKIHCGETVFAEMGTKNAVSWCSLVAAYVQNHEDEKASLLFLRSRKEIVQTSDFMISSTLSACAGMAGLELGRSVHAHAVKACVESTIFVGSALVDMYGKCGCIEDSEQAFDEMPEKNLVTMNSLIGGYAHQGQVDMALALFDQMAPRGSGPAPNYMTFVSVLSACSRAGDVENGMKIFDSMKSCYGIEPGAEHYSCVVDMLGRAGMVERAYEFIKKMPIQPTISVWGALQNACRMHSKPHLGVLAAENLFKLDPKDSGNHVLLSNTFAAAGRWAEANTVREEMKGVGIKKGTGYSWITVKNQVHTFQAKDISHRMNKEIQTMLSKLRNEMEAAGYKPDLKLSLYDLEEEEKAAELAHHSEKLALAFGLLALPLGVPIRITKNLRICGDCHSFFKFVSGSVKRDIIVRDNNRFHRFVGGTCSCKDYW